Proteins from a single region of Runella sp. SP2:
- a CDS encoding site-specific integrase — MAKLKRVRNERTGIKFEVIRPELDSPRPIYLVACFDKQRVRINTGQFVLSKWWGNNKVRLVSDFPNARKINDRLHKIEVEALGIIEELRSELTLTKDTFRQKIEAFLTPVPVPVVPTESPLFAFIREFIEKSPERVNPSSGKKIEYRTIQKYKTVFDVLQEFGKGYSRKIDFDSMDLDFYGDFTEYLTNRKKFAANNVGKYIQTLKTFLNEATAKGINVKADYKSRRFKVVKESADSIYLTEAELQALYEFDLSKNVRLERVRDLFLVGCWTGLRFSDLTNVRPEHVKEGVIRLEQAKTGGKVVIPCHPIVKAILGRYDGNLPRAISNQKMNDYLKELCRLSGMDELVHKSITKAGVRITQTFEKWELVSTHTARRSFATNAYKMDIPTITIMKITGHRTEKAFLSYIKLSEEEHAQIIAAAWEGKQKRLFEVSK, encoded by the coding sequence ATGGCAAAATTGAAAAGAGTTCGCAACGAAAGGACAGGCATAAAATTTGAAGTAATACGCCCTGAACTAGATTCGCCACGCCCTATTTATTTGGTAGCTTGTTTTGATAAACAACGGGTTCGGATTAATACGGGTCAGTTTGTTTTGTCTAAATGGTGGGGAAATAATAAAGTGAGGTTGGTTAGTGATTTTCCCAATGCTAGAAAAATAAATGACCGATTGCATAAAATTGAGGTAGAGGCATTGGGGATAATAGAGGAGTTACGGAGTGAACTAACTTTAACCAAAGATACATTTAGGCAAAAAATTGAGGCTTTTCTAACTCCTGTACCTGTACCCGTTGTGCCTACTGAGTCGCCTTTATTTGCTTTCATTCGAGAATTTATAGAAAAGTCTCCCGAACGGGTCAACCCATCAAGCGGCAAAAAAATTGAGTATAGGACTATACAGAAGTATAAAACGGTTTTTGATGTGCTGCAAGAATTTGGTAAAGGGTATTCAAGAAAAATTGATTTTGATTCAATGGACTTGGATTTCTACGGGGATTTTACGGAGTATCTAACCAACCGTAAAAAATTTGCAGCTAACAACGTAGGCAAGTACATACAGACTTTAAAAACGTTTCTCAATGAGGCGACGGCTAAAGGAATTAATGTAAAGGCTGATTATAAAAGTAGGCGGTTTAAAGTAGTCAAAGAAAGTGCCGATAGTATTTACTTGACAGAAGCAGAGTTACAGGCGCTTTATGAATTTGACCTATCTAAAAATGTTCGCTTAGAACGTGTACGTGATTTGTTCTTAGTGGGCTGTTGGACTGGTTTACGGTTTTCTGACTTAACCAATGTACGCCCCGAACACGTAAAAGAGGGTGTAATTAGGCTAGAACAAGCAAAAACAGGCGGAAAGGTAGTAATACCATGCCATCCAATAGTTAAGGCTATATTAGGGAGATATGACGGCAATTTACCCCGTGCCATTTCTAATCAAAAAATGAATGATTACTTGAAAGAACTATGTAGGCTTTCGGGTATGGATGAATTAGTGCATAAATCAATCACTAAAGCGGGGGTAAGAATTACACAGACTTTTGAAAAATGGGAATTGGTCAGCACTCACACGGCTAGACGGTCATTTGCTACAAACGCTTACAAAATGGATATACCTACTATAACCATTATGAAAATAACGGGGCATCGAACGGAAAAGGCGTTTTTGTCTTATATCAAACTATCGGAGGAGGAACACGCCCAAATTATAGCCGCTGCATGGGAAGGGAAACAAAAACGACTTTTCGAGGTCAGTAAATAA
- a CDS encoding AlpA family transcriptional regulator, whose product MQKQIVSTQIQHLDAETILSEFANLKDAIHKLYDRVAPPASSDEYLTRDEVAALLKISKVTVWQWSKKEIGILFPRHIGNKVRYLKSEVLDAAKATGKGVRQ is encoded by the coding sequence ATGCAAAAGCAAATTGTTAGTACACAAATTCAGCACTTAGACGCTGAAACAATCCTTTCAGAGTTTGCGAACTTGAAAGATGCTATACATAAATTATATGACCGTGTAGCCCCTCCCGCTTCTTCTGATGAATACCTAACCCGTGATGAAGTTGCTGCACTTTTGAAAATTTCAAAGGTGACAGTTTGGCAATGGAGTAAAAAAGAGATAGGTATTCTTTTCCCCCGTCACATTGGGAACAAAGTACGCTATCTTAAAAGCGAGGTTTTGGACGCGGCCAAAGCTACAGGGAAGGGGGTGCGTCAATGA
- a CDS encoding sigma factor-like helix-turn-helix DNA-binding protein produces the protein MKSKSTKQVTPQERAFRYYVMGLNCQEIGKLLDLSTRTIERYMQLGEWKEQTTGKNVEAKAYDLHEGGKTYAEIAQMLQVSKGTVFNYMKRYKAKEGLL, from the coding sequence ATGAAAAGCAAAAGCACGAAACAAGTAACGCCTCAGGAACGGGCGTTTCGTTATTACGTCATGGGGTTGAATTGTCAAGAAATAGGAAAGCTGCTAGACCTTTCAACGAGAACAATTGAGAGATATATGCAGCTTGGAGAATGGAAAGAACAGACAACGGGCAAAAATGTTGAGGCAAAAGCGTATGACCTCCACGAAGGGGGTAAAACTTACGCAGAAATCGCCCAAATGTTGCAAGTAAGTAAAGGGACTGTTTTTAATTATATGAAGCGATATAAGGCAAAAGAGGGGCTATTATAG
- a CDS encoding isopenicillin N synthase family oxygenase, with amino-acid sequence MSEIALLDEIPSLDLSDFTSGNPERKAKFVQDLGSAFNNIGFVAISNHGLTEDIRVKLYETVQAFFKQPDEVKYKYEFLELNGQRGYVSKGREKAKGFKVADLKEFYHVGQPTPEGEMPSNVFPEEVPNFEEYTTLVFNTFENTGKTLLRAIALYLDLEEDYFEDKVRNGDSILRALHYFPLDPETVPEGAVRAAAHGDINLITLLMGASAEGLEVLRRDGAWIAATPSPDQIIINVGDMLDRLTNHKLKSTIHRVVNPPREKMNTSRYSIPFFMHPRAEMNLTCLSSCVTAEHPKLYVDMTAGEFLNERLIELGLKKA; translated from the coding sequence ATGTCAGAAATTGCTCTTTTAGACGAAATCCCGTCTTTAGACTTATCCGATTTTACCTCGGGCAATCCTGAGCGCAAAGCCAAATTTGTTCAAGATTTAGGTTCTGCTTTTAATAATATTGGCTTTGTAGCCATTTCTAACCACGGCCTGACGGAAGACATTCGGGTAAAACTTTATGAAACTGTTCAGGCGTTTTTTAAACAACCAGACGAAGTCAAATACAAATACGAGTTTCTTGAACTCAACGGTCAGCGTGGCTACGTCAGCAAAGGGCGTGAAAAAGCGAAAGGGTTTAAAGTAGCTGATTTAAAGGAGTTTTATCACGTAGGCCAGCCTACTCCCGAAGGCGAAATGCCGTCCAATGTTTTCCCCGAAGAAGTACCTAACTTTGAAGAATACACAACCTTGGTTTTCAATACATTTGAAAATACAGGAAAAACCCTTCTTCGCGCCATTGCCCTGTATCTCGACTTGGAGGAAGATTATTTTGAAGACAAGGTACGTAACGGAGATAGCATTTTGCGGGCGTTGCATTATTTTCCACTTGACCCCGAGACTGTACCCGAGGGAGCCGTTCGGGCGGCGGCCCACGGCGACATCAACCTCATTACGTTGTTGATGGGTGCCAGTGCGGAAGGATTAGAAGTGCTCCGTCGCGATGGAGCTTGGATTGCTGCAACGCCTTCGCCCGACCAAATCATCATCAACGTAGGCGATATGCTCGACCGCCTCACCAACCACAAACTCAAGTCAACGATTCACCGCGTAGTCAATCCTCCACGTGAAAAGATGAATACGTCGCGGTACTCGATTCCGTTTTTTATGCACCCACGTGCCGAGATGAACTTGACTTGTTTGAGCAGTTGCGTTACGGCCGAACATCCCAAACTGTACGTTGACATGACCGCAGGTGAATTCCTAAACGAACGCCTCATCGAGCTTGGATTGAAAAAAGCATAA
- the era gene encoding GTPase Era yields MTIEDKEVYNNPNHRAGFISIVGKPNVGKSTLMNVLVGEKLSIITSKAQTTRHRIMGILNGVHEETEFQLVYSDTPGIIKPQYKLHESMMEFVKGSLEDADIVLFVTDIFEKHDESEVLEQLSRTEGALILVINKIDLATEEQVQEKIAYWKEKLFTAAIVTVSALQQEGIDKLFTAIMEYLPIHPPYFPKDELTDKPERFFASEIIREKVFLNYKKEVPYSTEVVIEEFKEKKDIIVIRAVILVERQSQKGIIIGDKGAMLKKIGTQAREDMEQFFGKKVFLEQYVKVEPDWRNKIQRLKQFGYDN; encoded by the coding sequence ATGACAATTGAAGATAAAGAGGTGTATAACAATCCCAATCATCGGGCGGGGTTTATTAGTATTGTAGGAAAACCTAATGTAGGAAAATCGACGCTAATGAACGTTTTGGTCGGAGAAAAGCTTTCTATTATTACGTCAAAAGCGCAAACGACCCGCCACCGCATCATGGGGATTTTGAATGGAGTTCACGAAGAAACCGAATTTCAATTGGTTTATTCAGATACCCCAGGCATCATAAAGCCCCAATACAAACTACACGAATCAATGATGGAGTTTGTAAAAGGTTCGTTGGAAGATGCGGATATCGTTTTGTTTGTCACCGATATTTTTGAAAAACACGACGAAAGTGAAGTACTAGAACAACTTTCAAGAACGGAAGGCGCCCTAATTTTAGTCATCAATAAGATTGACTTAGCCACGGAAGAACAAGTTCAAGAAAAAATAGCATATTGGAAAGAAAAGCTATTTACGGCGGCTATTGTGACGGTATCGGCTTTGCAGCAAGAGGGGATAGACAAGCTCTTCACGGCCATCATGGAGTATTTACCGATACATCCACCTTATTTTCCAAAAGATGAGCTTACCGACAAGCCAGAGCGCTTTTTTGCCTCGGAAATCATTCGAGAAAAAGTGTTTTTGAACTACAAAAAAGAAGTTCCATACAGTACAGAGGTTGTGATTGAGGAGTTTAAGGAGAAAAAAGACATCATCGTGATTCGGGCGGTGATATTGGTAGAAAGACAAAGTCAAAAAGGAATTATCATCGGCGATAAAGGCGCGATGTTGAAAAAGATAGGAACCCAAGCCCGGGAAGATATGGAACAGTTTTTTGGCAAAAAGGTGTTCTTAGAACAATACGTAAAAGTAGAACCCGACTGGCGAAACAAAATTCAACGCTTGAAACAGTTTGGATACGATAACTAA
- a CDS encoding outer membrane beta-barrel protein translates to MHTTHFRNLLHLRWQKVIVGALLLGQAILFSANAQTSSYYRKHLEHYDDKPVHYGFLFALPVTRFGIVHSNTFLTQDTLNRITAPATAGFRMGFVVNGYLNDSWDIRTTPSVSLYDRQVRYEFAKGSTRSELREATWIEIPVLFKYKSQRRMNTRMYMLGGMTFGFETNVRKRLRQGSDFLNTRGSDLTVDYGFGLEQFLAYTKFSPEIRFSHGIVNLFRANDLNTVSNGIRRLTSHSVTIYLMFE, encoded by the coding sequence ATGCATACCACTCACTTTCGGAATTTGCTCCATTTACGTTGGCAAAAAGTAATTGTTGGCGCGTTGCTCCTTGGGCAAGCAATCTTGTTTTCGGCAAACGCCCAAACGTCAAGCTATTACCGCAAACATTTAGAACACTACGACGATAAGCCCGTACATTACGGCTTTTTGTTTGCCCTGCCCGTCACCCGTTTTGGTATCGTGCATAGCAATACGTTTTTAACCCAAGATACCCTCAATCGCATTACGGCACCTGCCACGGCAGGTTTCCGCATGGGCTTTGTGGTAAATGGCTATCTCAATGATAGTTGGGATATTCGTACGACGCCTTCGGTATCGCTGTATGACCGCCAAGTTCGGTATGAATTTGCCAAGGGAAGTACCCGCAGTGAACTTCGTGAGGCTACGTGGATTGAAATCCCTGTCTTGTTCAAATACAAATCTCAACGTCGCATGAACACCCGCATGTACATGCTTGGGGGTATGACATTTGGTTTTGAAACCAACGTTCGGAAGCGTCTTCGCCAAGGTTCGGATTTTCTCAATACCCGTGGTTCAGATTTGACGGTGGACTACGGTTTCGGGCTTGAGCAATTCTTGGCCTACACAAAATTTTCCCCTGAAATTCGATTTTCGCACGGCATTGTTAACTTATTCCGTGCCAATGACCTCAATACCGTAAGTAACGGAATCCGTCGTTTGACTTCCCACTCCGTTACAATTTATTTGATGTTTGAATAA
- a CDS encoding histidine phosphatase family protein, with product MNKLGKINSLLMVGLWLSLSACYTSKIYVVRHAERLDQSADTPLSSAGLQRAQALADSLKNKNIDRIFGTKYQRNRQTAQVLCDVTGKGYEVYEPYPTEAIVKTVEKIGKQNVVIVGHSDTVLEIVKGFGVTPTKAKIESSDYDNLYVITVKKGVGGSRKTLEEKTYGAQTLP from the coding sequence GTGAATAAGTTAGGGAAAATAAATAGTTTGTTGATGGTAGGTTTATGGCTGAGTTTATCGGCTTGTTACACTTCAAAAATATATGTAGTTCGACACGCCGAGCGGCTTGACCAAAGTGCAGATACGCCGTTGTCTAGCGCGGGCTTACAACGGGCGCAGGCTTTGGCAGATAGCTTAAAAAACAAAAACATTGACCGAATTTTTGGAACAAAATACCAACGAAACCGACAGACGGCTCAAGTTCTTTGTGATGTTACAGGAAAAGGATACGAGGTGTACGAACCATATCCTACCGAAGCCATTGTAAAAACAGTGGAAAAAATAGGCAAGCAAAATGTAGTAATTGTGGGCCACAGCGACACGGTGTTAGAAATCGTCAAGGGATTTGGTGTAACACCAACAAAAGCAAAAATAGAATCGTCGGATTATGATAATTTGTATGTGATTACGGTAAAAAAAGGAGTAGGAGGTAGCCGTAAAACATTGGAAGAAAAAACATACGGTGCACAGACGTTGCCATAA
- the der gene encoding ribosome biogenesis GTPase Der, translated as MSNIVAIVGRPNVGKSTLFNRLIQQRQAIMDDQSGVTRDRHYGNSFWTEQYFTVIDTGGYVVGSEDVFEGAIREQVEIAMDEADVILFMVDSMTGLTDLDKEFANVVRKSKKPVYLVVNKAETRDREMAAAEFYELGLGEPYAISSQTGFGTGDLLDQVVKNFKNAGIEDPDAGIPKIAILGRPNVGKSSFLNVLTGKERSIVTDIAGTTRDAVNTRYKAYGKDFILIDTAGIRRKSRVKEAIEFYSTLRSVKAMEDSDVVLVMLDASRGLEAQDLHIIGMAHKAKKGIVVMVNKWDLMEKDSKTADKLRKEMIERLAPMDYMPIIFASVHEKQRIFQVMEKVMEVYENKTKKITTSKLNEVMQAEIERYPPPAHRGKHIKIKYMIQLPTPSPTFVFFTNHPKYIKESYIRYLENRMRENFDFEGVPITIFFRDK; from the coding sequence ATGTCAAATATAGTAGCAATAGTAGGACGCCCAAACGTGGGCAAATCAACGCTGTTTAACAGGTTGATTCAACAACGACAAGCCATCATGGATGACCAAAGTGGGGTGACCCGCGACCGTCATTACGGCAATTCCTTTTGGACAGAACAGTATTTTACAGTGATCGATACTGGTGGATACGTAGTGGGTTCGGAAGATGTCTTTGAAGGTGCCATTCGTGAACAAGTTGAAATCGCAATGGACGAAGCCGACGTGATTTTGTTTATGGTCGATAGCATGACAGGACTCACCGACCTCGACAAAGAGTTTGCAAATGTCGTACGTAAGTCAAAAAAACCAGTGTATTTGGTTGTAAACAAGGCTGAAACCCGTGACCGTGAAATGGCTGCTGCCGAATTTTACGAACTCGGTCTGGGCGAGCCTTATGCAATTTCGTCACAAACAGGTTTTGGTACGGGTGATTTGCTCGACCAAGTAGTGAAAAATTTCAAAAACGCAGGGATTGAGGATCCTGACGCAGGCATCCCTAAAATTGCAATCCTAGGCCGCCCTAATGTAGGAAAATCGTCGTTCTTGAACGTTTTAACGGGCAAAGAGCGAAGCATTGTGACCGACATTGCTGGAACTACCCGTGATGCCGTCAATACGCGTTATAAAGCCTACGGTAAAGATTTTATCTTGATTGACACGGCAGGTATTCGTCGTAAATCACGGGTGAAAGAGGCCATTGAGTTTTATTCAACACTGCGTTCGGTAAAGGCCATGGAGGATTCGGACGTTGTGCTTGTGATGTTAGATGCTTCGCGTGGTTTAGAAGCCCAAGATCTCCATATTATTGGAATGGCTCACAAAGCCAAAAAAGGCATTGTGGTGATGGTCAATAAGTGGGATTTGATGGAGAAAGACTCAAAAACCGCCGACAAACTCCGTAAAGAGATGATTGAACGATTGGCGCCAATGGACTATATGCCCATCATTTTTGCGTCGGTTCACGAAAAGCAGCGGATTTTCCAGGTGATGGAAAAGGTGATGGAGGTGTACGAAAACAAAACGAAGAAAATCACGACTTCTAAATTGAATGAAGTAATGCAAGCGGAGATTGAGCGTTATCCGCCACCAGCACACCGTGGTAAGCATATCAAAATCAAGTACATGATTCAATTGCCAACGCCGTCGCCAACTTTTGTTTTCTTCACAAACCACCCTAAATACATCAAAGAATCGTATATCCGATATTTGGAGAATAGAATGCGTGAAAACTTTGATTTTGAGGGAGTTCCGATTACAATATTCTTCCGCGATAAATAG
- a CDS encoding S46 family peptidase has translation MNKLKTTLCALLASSLAWAGNPSDEGMWLPLLIGKNEAQMKKQGFKLSAKEIYNVNNASLKDAIVRMGGGFCTGEIVSDQGLLFTNHHCGYDAIATNSTPQDNILDNGFWAKSSNEERPIKDLYIDILVRMEDVTDKVLPQLAGLNEKARAAKVNQLGNELSQKATEGTNYNASVREFAKGNAYYLFVFEKFSDIRLVGTPPQSIGKYGGDTDNWVWPRHTGDFSVFRIYANKDNKGADYSKDNVPYRPKKFLPISLKGIKPGDFAMVFGFPGRTNRYETSMGIKLAIEKVNPGIVKNRGVRLEAWKEEMDKDVAVKLALASEYASIANYWKYFIGQTEQLVHLKVYDQKVALENQFKEWAKGKAEYESIFEEWQKAYAAYEPYSTHSVYLSQGIFGAHLVNIALPAVMSANGFKEAATTKAASERLKTAGEAFFKSFNLPSDQKIVAQTLLAFYNDIPKDQHPAIVAEILSKFSAGTPEESFKKFAQDLYLTSIFTDKGRFTQFLESPDYEKLTNDWAFKYFSDFQRNYVSKYAKYNTDFQEVDKRLARTYIKGLGEMNPALVQYPDANSTLRVSYGNVQDYDPRDGVHYKYRTTISGIIEKYKPKDDEFDLPQKFLDLYKAKDFGQYTDSDGEVSVAFITNNDITGGNSGSPVLNAKGELIGLAFDGNWEAMSGDIVFDQKFKRCINVDIRYVLWCIEKLGGSDLVKELKIVK, from the coding sequence ATGAATAAACTTAAAACAACCCTGTGTGCATTGTTGGCAAGCTCGCTGGCATGGGCTGGGAATCCCTCCGACGAAGGAATGTGGCTTCCGCTTTTGATTGGAAAAAATGAAGCCCAAATGAAAAAACAAGGCTTTAAACTCTCCGCAAAAGAGATTTATAACGTCAACAATGCCAGTTTAAAAGATGCCATCGTTCGCATGGGTGGCGGTTTTTGTACGGGCGAAATCGTGTCTGACCAAGGTCTTTTGTTTACTAACCACCATTGCGGCTACGATGCCATCGCGACAAACTCTACCCCACAAGACAACATTCTCGACAACGGTTTTTGGGCAAAATCCTCCAACGAAGAACGCCCCATCAAAGACCTTTACATCGACATTTTGGTACGTATGGAGGATGTAACAGACAAAGTTCTCCCTCAATTGGCAGGTCTTAACGAAAAAGCCCGCGCTGCCAAAGTCAACCAATTGGGCAATGAGCTTTCTCAAAAAGCGACCGAAGGCACCAATTACAACGCTTCTGTACGCGAGTTTGCCAAAGGGAATGCCTATTATTTGTTTGTTTTTGAAAAATTCTCCGACATTCGTTTGGTAGGAACTCCTCCGCAAAGCATCGGAAAATACGGGGGTGATACCGATAACTGGGTTTGGCCTCGCCACACGGGCGATTTCTCGGTATTTCGTATTTATGCCAACAAAGACAACAAAGGAGCTGACTACTCCAAAGACAACGTTCCGTACCGTCCCAAAAAATTCTTACCTATTTCCCTGAAAGGCATTAAACCAGGGGATTTTGCGATGGTATTTGGGTTTCCAGGACGTACCAACCGCTACGAGACTTCTATGGGAATCAAATTGGCGATTGAAAAAGTGAACCCAGGCATTGTCAAAAATCGTGGAGTACGTTTGGAAGCATGGAAAGAAGAAATGGACAAAGACGTGGCAGTCAAACTTGCTCTTGCGTCTGAATATGCCAGCATTGCCAACTATTGGAAATATTTTATTGGTCAAACCGAGCAACTCGTTCACCTCAAAGTGTATGACCAAAAAGTAGCCCTCGAAAACCAATTTAAAGAATGGGCCAAAGGAAAAGCTGAGTACGAAAGTATTTTTGAGGAATGGCAAAAAGCCTACGCGGCCTACGAACCTTACTCGACTCACTCGGTGTATCTTTCTCAGGGAATTTTTGGGGCTCATTTGGTCAACATCGCCCTTCCAGCAGTGATGAGTGCCAATGGATTTAAAGAAGCTGCCACGACCAAAGCTGCTTCTGAGCGTTTAAAAACCGCAGGAGAGGCTTTCTTTAAGTCTTTTAATTTGCCTTCTGACCAGAAAATTGTCGCCCAAACACTCCTTGCTTTCTACAACGATATTCCGAAAGATCAACATCCTGCCATCGTTGCGGAGATTTTATCGAAATTTTCGGCAGGAACACCCGAGGAGTCGTTCAAAAAATTTGCCCAAGACCTTTATCTTACAAGCATTTTTACTGATAAAGGACGATTTACGCAGTTTTTGGAAAGCCCTGATTATGAAAAATTGACCAACGACTGGGCATTTAAGTATTTTTCTGATTTTCAGCGAAACTACGTCTCAAAATACGCAAAATACAACACTGATTTTCAGGAAGTTGACAAACGATTGGCGCGTACTTACATCAAAGGACTTGGCGAAATGAATCCAGCTTTGGTTCAATACCCTGATGCCAATAGCACTTTGCGCGTAAGCTACGGAAATGTGCAAGACTATGACCCACGCGACGGCGTTCACTACAAATACCGCACGACGATTTCGGGTATTATTGAAAAGTACAAGCCCAAAGACGACGAATTTGATTTACCACAGAAGTTTCTTGACCTGTACAAAGCCAAAGATTTTGGTCAATACACGGATAGCGACGGAGAAGTCAGTGTAGCTTTTATTACTAACAATGACATTACGGGTGGTAACTCGGGCAGCCCTGTGCTCAATGCCAAGGGTGAATTGATTGGTTTGGCTTTTGACGGCAACTGGGAAGCGATGTCGGGTGACATTGTCTTTGACCAAAAATTCAAACGTTGTATCAACGTTGACATCCGCTACGTGCTTTGGTGCATAGAGAAACTAGGCGGTTCTGATTTGGTAAAAGAGCTAAAAATTGTGAAGTAA
- the chrA gene encoding chromate efflux transporter: MSESVLHSHVRQIRYLIFLKDVLILALTCFGGPQVHLVMFLERFVQKRRYITEAELLELQALCQVLPGPTSTQTITALGFKIGGPTLAYLTVLIWSLPAVIVMTLAALGISYLQQHHISLSFMRFVEPMAIGFLAYGGYSIGSKVIHDQLHWIILGISAVVSYIFPSPYMTPIVVILGGVITSFQYQRLQKLDKTPIRIEWANFFLWLGVLIAAALLGKITNWLPIRLFENFYRNGSLVFGGGQVLNPMLYTEFVEFKQWLSEQEFLTGMALAQIVPGPVFSIASYIGALSMRNDGVFGQLVGGAAASFGIFLPGTFLIFFVYRFWNELKKYRGVRASLEGLNAASVGLTTAAVIRMFMATATSSTGIFSILLTICLLYFTKTPPYMIVFGGILLGILL, encoded by the coding sequence TTGTCGGAATCAGTTTTACACTCACACGTTAGGCAAATTCGCTACCTCATCTTTCTCAAAGATGTTCTTATTCTTGCATTGACGTGTTTCGGAGGCCCACAAGTGCATTTGGTGATGTTTTTGGAGCGTTTTGTTCAAAAAAGACGCTACATTACCGAAGCAGAACTCCTTGAATTACAAGCACTTTGTCAAGTACTTCCTGGCCCTACTTCCACTCAAACCATCACAGCCTTGGGCTTTAAAATCGGAGGCCCTACCCTTGCTTATCTTACCGTGCTGATTTGGTCGTTGCCTGCCGTAATTGTGATGACGTTGGCAGCTTTAGGGATTTCTTACCTCCAGCAGCATCACATTTCATTATCGTTTATGCGTTTTGTAGAGCCAATGGCCATTGGTTTTCTAGCGTACGGCGGCTATTCAATTGGTTCCAAAGTCATTCATGATCAGCTTCATTGGATTATTTTGGGAATATCGGCGGTCGTATCGTACATTTTTCCCTCGCCCTACATGACCCCCATTGTCGTGATTTTAGGTGGCGTCATTACATCTTTTCAATACCAACGACTCCAAAAATTGGACAAAACGCCTATTCGCATCGAGTGGGCCAACTTTTTTCTTTGGCTTGGCGTACTCATTGCAGCTGCCCTTCTTGGGAAAATCACCAACTGGCTCCCGATTCGCTTATTTGAAAACTTTTACCGAAATGGTAGTTTGGTATTTGGCGGAGGGCAGGTACTTAACCCCATGCTTTACACTGAGTTTGTGGAGTTTAAACAATGGCTCTCAGAGCAAGAGTTTTTAACAGGTATGGCCTTGGCTCAGATTGTCCCTGGCCCTGTTTTCTCGATAGCGTCTTACATTGGCGCACTTTCCATGCGTAACGATGGCGTTTTTGGGCAGCTCGTTGGCGGTGCTGCCGCAAGTTTTGGAATTTTTCTCCCAGGCACGTTTTTAATTTTCTTTGTGTATCGTTTTTGGAATGAATTAAAAAAATACCGAGGCGTCAGGGCTTCGCTTGAAGGGCTCAATGCCGCCAGTGTTGGCCTAACCACCGCGGCAGTCATTCGGATGTTTATGGCGACTGCTACTTCTTCTACGGGTATTTTTAGTATTCTGCTCACAATTTGTTTACTTTACTTCACCAAAACGCCCCCTTATATGATTGTTTTTGGTGGCATTTTGCTGGGAATCCTGCTTTAA